One window of Ziziphus jujuba cultivar Dongzao chromosome 5, ASM3175591v1 genomic DNA carries:
- the LOC132803637 gene encoding uncharacterized protein LOC132803637 isoform X3, whose translation MANSLVVSLKIWFSVLGFVMVLTLVYTLSVDGLPFRKELLTPWMTATLVDFYINVVFLAAWVLYKESNWISTTIWIILLVCFGSITTCAYIVVQLMKLPTQESRRDPINYILLRHPYKDDVEQKRKHTPVVITRVIFIVLGCLMSGTLVYTILTDGSPFRKELLTPWMIATLIDFYINVIALSVWVAHTSSTFVAAIFWIVLLICFGRVILC comes from the exons ATGGCGAATTCACTGGTTGTAAGCTTGAAAATATGGTTCTCGGTATTGGGTTTTGTTATGGTGCTCACTCTAGTTTACACTCTGTCCGTCGATGGTCTTCCTTTCCGCAAAGAGCTTCTCACTcc GTGGATGACAGCAACCTTGGTTGATTTCTATATCAACGTTGTATTTTTAGCG GCTTGGGTTTTATACAAGGAATCAAATTGGATCAGTACAACAATCTGGATAATTCTGCTTGTATGTTTTGGCAG caTTACTACATGTGCCTACATTGTTGTGCAATTGATGAAGCTACCCACTCAAGAATCAAGGCGAGATCCAATTAATTACATTCTGTTGCGGCATCCGTATAA GGATGATGTGGAACAAAAGAGGAAACACACCCCTGTGGTGATCACAAGagtcatttttattgttttgggtTGTTTGATGTCAGGAACTCTGGTTTATACTATATTAACTGATGGTTCTCCTTTTCGCAAAGAGCTTTTGACACC GTGGATGATAGCAACACTTATTGACTTCTATATCAATGTTATTGCTCTATCG GTTTGGGTTGCCCATACAAGTTCAACTTTTGTTGCTGCAATCTTTTGGATAGTTTTGTTGATATGTTTTGGCAG GGTAATtttgtgttaa
- the LOC132803637 gene encoding uncharacterized protein LOC132803637 isoform X1 — MANSLVVSLKIWFSVLGFVMVLTLVYTLSVDGLPFRKELLTPWMTATLVDFYINVVFLAAWVLYKESNWISTTIWIILLVCFGSITTCAYIVVQLMKLPTQESRRDPINYILLRHPYKDDVEQKRKHTPVVITRVIFIVLGCLMSGTLVYTILTDGSPFRKELLTPWMIATLIDFYINVIALSVWVAHTSSTFVAAIFWIVLLICFGSIATCIYIVQQLFHLTTQDPVYLVLLKSEDRAESRYEGTLL; from the exons ATGGCGAATTCACTGGTTGTAAGCTTGAAAATATGGTTCTCGGTATTGGGTTTTGTTATGGTGCTCACTCTAGTTTACACTCTGTCCGTCGATGGTCTTCCTTTCCGCAAAGAGCTTCTCACTcc GTGGATGACAGCAACCTTGGTTGATTTCTATATCAACGTTGTATTTTTAGCG GCTTGGGTTTTATACAAGGAATCAAATTGGATCAGTACAACAATCTGGATAATTCTGCTTGTATGTTTTGGCAG caTTACTACATGTGCCTACATTGTTGTGCAATTGATGAAGCTACCCACTCAAGAATCAAGGCGAGATCCAATTAATTACATTCTGTTGCGGCATCCGTATAA GGATGATGTGGAACAAAAGAGGAAACACACCCCTGTGGTGATCACAAGagtcatttttattgttttgggtTGTTTGATGTCAGGAACTCTGGTTTATACTATATTAACTGATGGTTCTCCTTTTCGCAAAGAGCTTTTGACACC GTGGATGATAGCAACACTTATTGACTTCTATATCAATGTTATTGCTCTATCG GTTTGGGTTGCCCATACAAGTTCAACTTTTGTTGCTGCAATCTTTTGGATAGTTTTGTTGATATGTTTTGGCAG CATTGCAACATGTATATACATTGTACAGCAACTGTTCCATTTGACAACCCAAGATCCAGTCTACcttgttttattaaaaagcgAAGACAG GGCAGAAAGCAGGTATGAGGGAACATTGTTGTGA
- the LOC132803637 gene encoding uncharacterized protein LOC132803637 isoform X2, with protein sequence MVFLSAKSFSLPTLVDFYINVVFLAAWVLYKESNWISTTIWIILLVCFGSITTCAYIVVQLMKLPTQESRRDPINYILLRHPYKDDVEQKRKHTPVVITRVIFIVLGCLMSGTLVYTILTDGSPFRKELLTPWMIATLIDFYINVIALSVWVAHTSSTFVAAIFWIVLLICFGSIATCIYIVQQLFHLTTQDPVYLVLLKSEDRAESRYEGTLL encoded by the exons ATGGTCTTCCTTTCCGCAAAGAGCTTCTCACTcc CAACCTTGGTTGATTTCTATATCAACGTTGTATTTTTAGCG GCTTGGGTTTTATACAAGGAATCAAATTGGATCAGTACAACAATCTGGATAATTCTGCTTGTATGTTTTGGCAG caTTACTACATGTGCCTACATTGTTGTGCAATTGATGAAGCTACCCACTCAAGAATCAAGGCGAGATCCAATTAATTACATTCTGTTGCGGCATCCGTATAA GGATGATGTGGAACAAAAGAGGAAACACACCCCTGTGGTGATCACAAGagtcatttttattgttttgggtTGTTTGATGTCAGGAACTCTGGTTTATACTATATTAACTGATGGTTCTCCTTTTCGCAAAGAGCTTTTGACACC GTGGATGATAGCAACACTTATTGACTTCTATATCAATGTTATTGCTCTATCG GTTTGGGTTGCCCATACAAGTTCAACTTTTGTTGCTGCAATCTTTTGGATAGTTTTGTTGATATGTTTTGGCAG CATTGCAACATGTATATACATTGTACAGCAACTGTTCCATTTGACAACCCAAGATCCAGTCTACcttgttttattaaaaagcgAAGACAG GGCAGAAAGCAGGTATGAGGGAACATTGTTGTGA
- the LOC125423040 gene encoding MDIS1-interacting receptor like kinase 2-like, whose amino-acid sequence MMVSSISNISNFISGVAAVAVAAAVVLTHCASLVVGSVEYSPKQEAKALLESGWWSHEYLNSTTTTPCKLPGITCNPAGSITHVSLQGYPPLYGRKLGRFLNGSSFPNLVHLDLAKARLIGSIPPEISTLSKLTHLNLSHNYLSVFYKCGCKNKKIKSLDETTATKNGDIFSVWNYDGNLAYKDIIQATEDFDIRYCIGTGGYGSVYRAQLPNGKVVALKKLHTSEAEEPALRMSFETEVKTLTELKHRNIVRLYGFCLHKRCMFLIYQYMERGSLFCVLNNDVEAMELDWKKRVNIIKGIVNALCYLHNDCTPPIVHRDVTTNNVLLNSELEAVVADFGTAKLLDPNSTTQTTILAGTYGYIAPELAYTIAVTVKCDVYSFGVVTLETLMGKHPKEILSSLSSSSTQNLKLIEILDQRLAPPRSRLAVHNVALVASIAFACLNADPKLRPTMDSVSKQIVERRTPLADHCFHEITIGHLMNP is encoded by the exons ATGATGGTATCCTCCATTTCCAATATTTCCAATTTCATATCCGGTGTTGCTGCAGTAGCGGTAGCAGCAGCAGTAGTATTAACCCATTGTGCTTCCCTTGTTGTGGGCTCTGTTGAATATTCTCCTAAGCAAGAAGCAAAGGCTTTGCTTGAATCTGGATGGTGGAGTCATGAATATCTCAACTCCACTACCACAACTCCTTGCAAGTTGCCTGGTATTACTTGCAATCCTGCTGGAAGCATTACACATGTTTCTCTACAAGGGTATCCTCCTCTATATGGACGCAAACTTGGGAGATTTCTTAATGGCTCTTCGTTTCCGAATTTAGTCCACTTGGATCTTGCTAAAGCTAGACTCATTGGGAGCATCCCGCCAGAGATCAGCACTCTTTCGAAGCTCACCCACCTCAACCTCTCTCATAATTATCTTTCAG TGTTCTACAAATGTGggtgcaaaaataaaaagatcaaaTCACTTGACGAGACAACTGCAACAAAGAATGGAGATATATTTTCAGTATGGAATTATGATGGGAATTTAGCATACAAAGACATCATCCAAGCAACGGAGGATTTCGATATAAGGTATTGCATTGGCACAGGTGGTTATGGAAGTGTTTACAGAGCACAGTTGCCTAATGGCAAAGTGGTTGCTTTGAAAAAACTGCACACTTCAGAGGCCGAAGAGCCTGCTTTGAGAATGAGTTTCGAGACCGAGGTGAAAACATTGACAGAATTGAAGCACCGAAACATTGTGAGACTATATGGATTTTGTTTGCATAAAAggtgtatgtttttaatttatcaatacaTGGAAAGAGGGAGCTTGTTCTGTGTCCTGAACAATGATGTGGAGGCTATGGAATTAGATTGGAAGAAAAGGGTGAACATTATCAAAGGCATAGTGAATGCATTGTGTTATTTGCACAATGATTGCACTCCACCAATTGTACATCGTGACGTAACCACCAACAATGTCCTACTCAACTCAGAACTAGAAGCTGTTGTAGCTGATTTTGGCACTGCAAAACTCCTCGATCCTAATTCCACCACTCAAACCACCATACTGGCCGGTACTTATGGTTATATTGCTCCAG AGCTTGCCTACACCATAGCTGTAACTGTAAAATGCGATGTTTATAGCTTTGGAGTGGTGACACTTGAAACGCTGATGGGAAAGCATCCAAAGGAAATTttgtcatcattatcatcatcttcaACACAAAATCTAAAGCTAATTGAAATATTAGACCAACGTTTAGCACCCCCGAGAAGTCGGTTGGCTGTACATAACGTTGCTCTTGTTGCCTCAATTGCATTTGCATGCTTAAATGCTGACCCAAAGCTTCGACCAACAATGGATAGTGTTTCCAAACAAATTGTTGAGCGCAGGACACCACTAGCAGATCATTGTTTCCATGAAATTACGATAGGACACCTCATGAACCCATAG